ATCGTGGGCCAGCCTTCGTCGGCGAAGCGGGCGATCGCGTCCGCGCGCAGGCGGGCGAGCCAGGGAAGCTGCGCGCCGGGCAGGCCGGCGGCGGTGTCGCGCTGGCGGGCGAGCCAGAAGTCGGTTGCGCTCATGGCCGCGCTCCCGTGCCGTGGCCGGCCTGCGTGCCCGGCGTGCCTTCGGCCCCGATCCAGCCGTAGCCGTGCTCTTCCAGCTCCAGTGCGAGTTCGCGTCCGCCCGAGCGCACGATGCGGCCCTGCGACAGTACGTGCACCTTGTCGGGCACGATGTAGTCGAGCAGGCGCTGGTAGTGGGTGATGACGATCATCGAGCGCTCGGGCGAGCGCAGGCGATTGACGCCCTCGGCGACGATCTTCAGCGCGTCGATGTCCAGCCCCGAGTCGGTCTCGTCCAGCACCGCGAGCCTGGGCTCGAGCAGTGCCATCTGCAGCACCTCGTTGCGCTTCTTCTCGCCGCCGGAGAAGCCTTCGTTCACCGAGCGGTAGAGGAATTCCTCCTTCATGCCCACCGCCTTCATCTCGGCCTTCACCCGCGACAGGAAGTCCATCGCATCGAACTCGGGCAGGCCGCGGTGGCGGCGGATGGCGTTGACCGCCGCCTTCAGGAAGTAGGCGTTGGAGACGCCGGGAATCTCGACCGGGTACTGGAAGGCGAGGAAGAGGCCGGCGCGGGCGCGCTCCTCGGCGGGCAGGGCGAGCAGGTCGGCGCCGTCCCAGTCCACGCTGCCGTCGGTGACGGTGAAGGTGTCGCGCCCGGCCAGCACCTGGGCCAGCGTGCTCTTGCCCGAGCCGTTGGGGCCCATGATCGCGTGCACCTCGCCGTCGGCGACCTCCAGGTCCAGGCCCTTGAGGATCGCCTTGCCGTCGATCGAGGCGTGCAGGTTGTTGATTTTCAGCATATTGATTCTCCAGTGGGTCCTTAGCCGACGCTGCCTTCGAGGCTCACGCCCAGCAATTTCTGCGCTTCCACCGCGAACTCCATCGGCAGTTCCTTGAACACCTCGCGGCAGAAGCCATTGACGATCATCGATACCGCGTCCTCGGCACTGATGCCGCGCTGCATCGCGTAGAAGAGCTGGTCCTCGCCGATGCGCGAGGTGGTCGCCTCGTGCTCGACGTGGGCGCCCGGGTGGCGCACCTCGATGGTGGGGAAGGTGTGCGCCGCGCAGCGGTCGCCGATCAGCAGCGAGTCGCACTGGGTGTAGTTGCGCGCACCCTCGGCCTTGGGCGTGACCTTGACCAGGCCGCGGAAGGTGTTGCTGCCGCGACCGGCGGAGATGCCCTTGCTGAGGATGGTGCTGCGGGTGTTGCGCCCCATGTGGATCATCTTGGTGCCGGTGTCGGCCTGCTGCAGGTTGTTGGTCAGCGCCACCGAGTGGAAGTCGCCCACCGAGTCGTCGCCGCGCAGGATCACGCTCGGGTACTTCCAGGTGATCGCCGAGCCGGTCTCGACCTGGGTCCAGGAGATGTGCGAGCGCGCGCCGCGGCAGTCGCCGCGCTTGGTGACGAAGTTGTAGATGCCGCCCTTGCCGTCCTTGTCGCCCGGGTACCAGTTCTGCACGGTGGAGTACTTGATCTTGGCGTCGTCGAGCGCGA
This genomic stretch from Thauera sp. GDN1 harbors:
- the sufC gene encoding Fe-S cluster assembly ATPase SufC, with translation MLKINNLHASIDGKAILKGLDLEVADGEVHAIMGPNGSGKSTLAQVLAGRDTFTVTDGSVDWDGADLLALPAEERARAGLFLAFQYPVEIPGVSNAYFLKAAVNAIRRHRGLPEFDAMDFLSRVKAEMKAVGMKEEFLYRSVNEGFSGGEKKRNEVLQMALLEPRLAVLDETDSGLDIDALKIVAEGVNRLRSPERSMIVITHYQRLLDYIVPDKVHVLSQGRIVRSGGRELALELEEHGYGWIGAEGTPGTQAGHGTGARP